Proteins from one Paenibacillus amylolyticus genomic window:
- a CDS encoding polysaccharide deacetylase family protein, with product MGNQSKKLAVVLAGVTAVILIGQVGSVRTYITEIRDGPGTQNAFDMFKEATGEDALLSAIRDKAAETKIAPVNARVDRVWKAIPGYNGMEIDVEATYRKALSGTLNTKIAYVYRQIEPEIQLKDLGPHPIYRGNANKPMVSFMINVAWGNEYIIPMLDTLDAEKVKATFFLDGSWLSKNVELAKEIQKRGHELSNHAYSHPNMSRLSSERARLEISKTQDLLHKTLGVENRWFAPPSGDFNQKTVDIASSMGLQTVLWTVDTVDWRKPSPDAVVAKIAKNTEAGTLILMHPTAASSGALKGMIQSIRAKGLVLGTVSETLSSERVKTSVVE from the coding sequence GTGGGAAACCAATCCAAAAAGCTGGCGGTTGTTCTGGCGGGTGTGACTGCGGTCATATTGATCGGACAAGTTGGCAGTGTACGTACATACATTACGGAGATCCGTGATGGACCAGGTACGCAAAATGCTTTTGACATGTTCAAGGAAGCAACGGGAGAAGATGCGCTGTTGTCGGCAATTCGGGATAAAGCGGCTGAAACGAAAATTGCTCCGGTGAATGCCAGAGTGGATCGGGTATGGAAAGCGATTCCTGGCTATAATGGCATGGAGATTGATGTGGAAGCGACATATCGCAAGGCGCTGAGTGGGACGCTGAATACCAAAATTGCTTATGTCTACCGTCAGATTGAGCCGGAGATCCAGCTTAAAGATTTGGGTCCACACCCAATCTATCGGGGGAATGCGAATAAACCGATGGTTTCTTTTATGATTAATGTCGCGTGGGGGAACGAATATATCATACCGATGCTGGACACGCTGGATGCGGAGAAAGTGAAGGCTACTTTTTTTCTGGATGGAAGCTGGTTAAGCAAAAACGTTGAACTGGCCAAGGAAATTCAGAAACGAGGGCATGAGCTGTCCAATCATGCATATTCTCACCCGAATATGAGTCGATTGAGCTCAGAACGGGCCAGGCTGGAAATTAGTAAAACCCAGGATCTGCTCCATAAAACACTGGGGGTAGAGAATCGCTGGTTTGCTCCGCCTTCCGGTGACTTTAATCAGAAGACCGTTGACATTGCTTCTTCCATGGGATTGCAAACCGTGTTATGGACAGTAGATACTGTAGATTGGCGTAAGCCAAGCCCGGATGCCGTTGTAGCCAAAATTGCGAAAAATACCGAGGCAGGCACGTTAATTCTCATGCACCCCACAGCTGCTTCTTCGGGAGCGTTAAAGGGTATGATTCAATCCATTCGGGCCAAAGGTCTCGTGCTCGGAACGGTGAGTGAGACATTGTCTTCGGAACGTGTAAAGACCTCTGTGGTTGAGTGA
- the dpsA gene encoding dipicolinate synthase subunit DpsA, whose translation MLTGVRIVVLGGDARQLEVIQKCAELDATVSVVGFNKIERSIPGIEHQKLEDEVFASADVLVLPVVGCDDQGKVSTSFSDTPIYLKKEHIAALPEHCIVFTGMAKPFLRELCLENGLRLVEVLDRDDIALYNSIPTAEGAIAIAIRETDFTIHGSECIVLGIGRTGFTMAKTLQGLGANVRVGIRREEDAARATIMGWKPFMTTDLAAQTGEVDLLFNTIPTMIITAQILSRMPQKAVIIDLASAPGGCDFRYADKRGIKALLAPGLPGIVAPKTAGGIIADALIRLLLEEQNAREVKS comes from the coding sequence ATGCTGACCGGAGTCCGGATTGTAGTCCTGGGCGGAGATGCGCGGCAGCTTGAAGTCATTCAAAAGTGCGCTGAGCTGGATGCAACGGTAAGTGTGGTGGGTTTCAATAAAATAGAGCGTTCCATTCCAGGGATCGAGCACCAGAAACTGGAGGACGAAGTATTTGCTTCCGCAGACGTACTGGTACTGCCTGTTGTCGGTTGCGATGACCAAGGAAAAGTGAGTACTTCATTTAGTGACACGCCGATCTATTTGAAAAAGGAACATATTGCAGCATTACCGGAGCATTGTATCGTGTTCACAGGTATGGCTAAGCCGTTCTTGCGCGAGCTTTGTCTTGAAAATGGGCTACGACTTGTTGAAGTACTCGATCGTGATGATATTGCACTTTATAACTCCATTCCAACAGCTGAGGGAGCCATCGCCATAGCTATTCGGGAGACGGACTTCACAATCCATGGTTCGGAATGCATCGTGCTTGGCATTGGTCGAACAGGTTTCACCATGGCCAAAACACTGCAGGGACTTGGAGCAAATGTACGGGTGGGAATCAGGCGGGAAGAGGATGCTGCCCGCGCAACAATCATGGGCTGGAAGCCTTTCATGACAACGGATTTGGCCGCTCAAACCGGGGAAGTTGACTTGCTTTTTAATACGATACCGACTATGATAATCACAGCACAAATCCTGTCCAGAATGCCGCAAAAGGCTGTTATTATCGACCTCGCATCCGCTCCAGGCGGCTGTGATTTCAGGTATGCCGACAAACGCGGTATCAAAGCGCTACTTGCGCCTGGCCTCCCCGGCATTGTTGCTCCCAAAACGGCTGGCGGCATTATTGCCGACGCGTTGATCCGTTTGCTTTTGGAAGAACAGAACGCACGGGAGGTTAAATCATGA
- the rpsO gene encoding 30S ribosomal protein S15, producing the protein MALTQERKQQLIDEHKTHESDTGSPEVQVAILTENIRSLTDHLRTHKKDHHSRRGLLKMVGQRRKLLAYVKNKDVKRYSALIEKLGLRR; encoded by the coding sequence ATGGCATTGACTCAAGAACGTAAACAACAACTGATCGACGAGCACAAAACTCACGAGTCCGATACAGGATCTCCAGAGGTGCAAGTTGCTATCCTTACGGAAAACATCAGAAGTTTGACAGACCACTTGCGTACGCATAAGAAAGACCACCACTCACGTCGTGGACTTTTGAAAATGGTAGGTCAACGTCGTAAGCTTTTGGCTTACGTGAAAAACAAAGATGTTAAACGTTACAGCGCACTGATCGAAAAACTCGGATTGCGTCGTTAA
- a CDS encoding bifunctional oligoribonuclease/PAP phosphatase NrnA: MHTYEQALQAGKQFLLEHDDYLVVSHVQPDGDAVSSTVTVGWLLSCLGKTFTMINEGEIPGRMQFLWEAGSIVNMTEQPPQRKYKAVICVDCADFARVGLTRHYFEEDAVILNIDHHPTNDGYGTVNIIKSDAAATAEILFDFLNLFQITWDKDVATAVYTGLLTDTGGFRYANTSPNVMTTASRLLEHGVDGPYLAQTLLEQVTLPQVRILNRALSSLQMTDDGKIAWVVITPDDMVACGAANEDLEGVVNYPRNIQGVEVGIFFKVINENAVKVSLRSAGKINVAALAQTFGGGGHVLAAGCRLEGKLDDIVAKVLKQVNSQW, from the coding sequence ATGCACACTTATGAACAGGCGCTCCAGGCCGGAAAGCAATTTCTGCTGGAGCATGATGATTACCTGGTCGTGTCGCATGTACAGCCGGACGGTGACGCAGTCAGCTCGACGGTAACGGTGGGCTGGCTGCTGTCATGTCTGGGTAAAACATTCACGATGATTAATGAAGGCGAAATCCCCGGGCGCATGCAGTTTTTGTGGGAAGCAGGCAGCATCGTGAACATGACCGAACAACCACCACAGCGAAAATATAAAGCGGTTATCTGTGTGGATTGTGCAGACTTTGCCAGAGTAGGTTTGACACGTCATTATTTCGAAGAAGATGCTGTTATTCTAAATATCGATCATCACCCTACAAATGACGGGTATGGTACAGTCAACATCATTAAGTCAGATGCTGCTGCAACGGCTGAAATTTTATTTGATTTTCTTAACCTGTTCCAAATAACATGGGATAAAGATGTTGCGACAGCAGTTTATACAGGATTGCTTACGGATACAGGTGGGTTCCGCTATGCCAACACCAGTCCAAATGTAATGACAACGGCCTCCAGACTGCTTGAGCATGGTGTGGATGGACCCTATCTCGCCCAGACGTTGTTAGAGCAGGTGACTCTTCCACAAGTTCGGATATTGAATCGAGCACTTTCAAGCCTGCAGATGACAGATGATGGCAAGATAGCTTGGGTTGTTATTACTCCAGATGATATGGTAGCTTGCGGAGCAGCTAACGAAGATCTAGAAGGGGTAGTGAACTATCCTCGCAACATTCAAGGCGTGGAAGTGGGCATCTTTTTCAAAGTCATTAACGAGAATGCCGTCAAGGTGTCTCTGCGTTCGGCTGGCAAGATTAATGTTGCTGCATTGGCACAGACCTTTGGCGGAGGCGGGCATGTACTCGCAGCCGGATGTCGACTGGAAGGCAAACTGGATGATATTGTCGCAAAAGTATTGAAGCAGGTGAATTCACAATGGTAA
- the rbfA gene encoding 30S ribosome-binding factor RbfA — protein sequence MAKIRTGRVGEQIKKELSLLIQSELKDPRIGFITVTGVEVTGDLSQAKVYLSVFGEQEQKDNSLKALAKANGFLRSELGKRIRFRHVPELIFKIDESIAYGSRIEKLLGDIGSDKNESQ from the coding sequence ATGGCTAAGATTCGTACAGGTAGAGTGGGCGAGCAGATCAAGAAAGAATTGAGTCTGCTCATCCAGTCTGAACTGAAAGATCCACGTATCGGCTTTATTACGGTAACGGGAGTCGAAGTGACAGGAGACTTGTCGCAAGCCAAAGTTTATCTGAGTGTCTTCGGTGAACAGGAACAAAAAGATAACTCGCTCAAAGCACTGGCAAAAGCAAATGGGTTTTTGCGTTCGGAGCTGGGCAAACGTATCCGGTTTCGTCATGTTCCCGAGTTGATATTCAAGATTGACGAATCCATCGCTTATGGTAGCCGAATTGAGAAGCTGCTTGGCGATATAGGTTCCGACAAGAACGAATCCCAGTAA
- a CDS encoding pitrilysin family protein: MKKIQLGNGLRVVMEQIPTCRSVSFGIWVKTGSRNEQPASNGVSHFIEHMLFKGTDRYDAKAIAEQFDAIGGNVNAFTSKEYTCYYAKVLDEHLPIAVDVLSDMFFRSKMDDGELIKEKNVILEEISMYEDTPDDMVHDLMALAAYGEHPLAYPILGTEERLKAMDSSHLRAYMKEHYTIENTVISIAGNIDDSVIDLMEKHFGDFDVNGVTEAVTMPTFQSGQLFHKKKTEQNHICISFPGCKIGDPLQFAMVVLNNAIGGGMSSRLFQEIREKRGLAYSVYSYHSSHADSGLFTIYAGTAPKQTKEVLDLTKEVLRDLAVNGLSEDELRKGKEQLKGSLILSLESTGSRMNRLGKNELMLGRHHTLDEMITKIEQVTMDDINAVLDLMFAEPFALAMVGASDKTIAGLRRDDFVALRSNTETAGK, from the coding sequence ATGAAAAAAATTCAGCTGGGCAATGGCCTCAGAGTTGTCATGGAACAGATACCGACCTGCCGTTCTGTGTCTTTCGGAATATGGGTCAAGACAGGTTCGCGCAATGAGCAACCTGCAAGTAACGGAGTATCACATTTTATTGAACACATGTTATTCAAGGGAACAGACCGTTATGATGCCAAGGCAATCGCGGAGCAGTTCGATGCAATTGGTGGTAACGTGAATGCGTTCACTTCCAAAGAATACACGTGTTATTATGCTAAAGTATTGGATGAACATTTACCGATCGCTGTTGATGTGTTATCCGATATGTTTTTCCGTTCCAAAATGGATGATGGTGAATTGATCAAGGAGAAAAACGTCATTCTGGAAGAAATCTCAATGTATGAAGATACGCCTGATGATATGGTTCATGATCTCATGGCCTTGGCTGCCTATGGTGAGCATCCGCTCGCATACCCTATTCTGGGTACGGAAGAACGACTCAAAGCGATGGATTCCAGCCATCTGCGTGCATATATGAAGGAGCACTACACGATTGAGAACACAGTCATCAGTATTGCGGGTAACATTGACGACAGTGTAATTGATTTGATGGAGAAGCATTTTGGTGACTTTGATGTCAATGGCGTAACGGAAGCAGTTACGATGCCAACGTTCCAAAGCGGACAGCTCTTCCACAAAAAGAAAACGGAACAGAATCACATCTGTATCTCGTTCCCGGGCTGTAAAATCGGGGATCCGCTTCAATTCGCTATGGTTGTTTTGAATAACGCGATTGGTGGAGGCATGAGCTCCAGACTGTTCCAGGAAATTCGTGAGAAGCGGGGGCTTGCATACTCCGTGTATTCATATCATAGCTCTCATGCGGACAGCGGACTCTTCACGATATATGCAGGTACAGCACCGAAGCAGACCAAAGAAGTGCTCGACCTGACCAAAGAGGTTCTGCGTGATCTGGCTGTGAACGGCTTGTCCGAAGATGAACTCCGCAAAGGGAAAGAGCAGCTGAAGGGTAGTCTTATTCTTAGTTTGGAAAGCACAGGCAGTCGTATGAACCGTCTGGGTAAAAACGAGCTGATGCTGGGCAGACACCATACGCTCGATGAGATGATCACCAAAATTGAGCAAGTGACCATGGATGATATTAACGCGGTGCTTGATCTGATGTTTGCCGAGCCTTTTGCACTTGCCATGGTTGGGGCTTCAGATAAGACGATCGCTGGATTGAGAAGGGATGATTTTGTTGCATTACGTTCAAATACAGAAACTGCCGGGAAATGA
- a CDS encoding dipicolinate synthase subunit B, producing MNWQGKTVGYAITGSHCTFEEVMPVISRFVAEGANVIPIISNSVLTTDTRFGTAQNWQKQLKDITGNDIISTIVEAEPLGPSKLLDVLVIAPCTGNTTSKLANAMTDSPVLMAAKAQMRNQRPLVLAISTNDGLGLNAANIAKLLVAKYLYFVPFGQDDPVKKPNSLVAKMELIPEACWSALEGKQLQPMIVERSSQA from the coding sequence ATGAACTGGCAGGGAAAAACGGTAGGTTATGCAATTACGGGGTCTCATTGTACGTTTGAAGAGGTTATGCCGGTGATTAGCCGCTTCGTGGCTGAAGGCGCCAACGTCATTCCGATTATTTCGAATTCGGTTCTGACAACCGACACACGCTTCGGTACGGCGCAAAATTGGCAAAAACAGTTGAAAGATATAACGGGTAATGATATCATTTCTACAATTGTTGAAGCGGAGCCATTAGGGCCTTCCAAGCTGCTTGATGTGCTGGTAATTGCTCCATGCACAGGCAATACAACAAGCAAGCTGGCTAATGCGATGACCGACAGTCCAGTGCTAATGGCAGCCAAAGCGCAGATGCGCAATCAGCGTCCGCTTGTACTTGCCATTTCCACGAATGACGGTCTGGGCTTGAATGCTGCGAATATCGCCAAATTGCTCGTGGCCAAATATTTGTATTTTGTGCCATTTGGGCAGGACGATCCAGTGAAGAAACCAAACTCGTTAGTCGCCAAAATGGAATTGATTCCAGAGGCTTGCTGGAGTGCCCTTGAGGGCAAACAGCTACAGCCGATGATTGTGGAGCGTTCTTCACAAGCTTAA
- the truB gene encoding tRNA pseudouridine(55) synthase TruB: MVKPFEGVLPVYKPAGFTSHDVVAKMRRILKMKRIGHTGTLDPQVTGVLPLCLGRATRVVEYMQELPKEYLATLRLGLSTDTEDMTGEVIDRAETTVEVTQDQVQQVLEQFLGTISQVPPMYSAVKVDGKRLYELAREGKTVERKSREVTIYELELTGIESQGETTDISFRALCSKGTYIRTLCVDIGRQLGYPSTMVRLERTISAGISADHCLRIEEVEQRMADGTLADALIPVDKAIDSIPAHKVGEEQAKGALQGQKLSARLLEPPVEQPGLLRLYAQDGTFLGIFERDELKPTVRAVKVFLPE; the protein is encoded by the coding sequence ATGGTAAAGCCTTTTGAAGGTGTACTTCCGGTATATAAACCGGCGGGATTTACTTCTCATGATGTTGTAGCCAAAATGCGCCGAATTCTTAAGATGAAGCGCATTGGGCATACAGGCACACTGGACCCACAAGTTACAGGCGTTCTGCCGCTCTGTCTTGGGCGGGCGACACGAGTGGTGGAATACATGCAGGAGTTGCCGAAGGAATATCTGGCTACGCTTAGATTGGGACTGTCTACTGACACAGAGGATATGACGGGGGAAGTCATCGATCGTGCTGAAACAACGGTGGAAGTAACACAGGATCAGGTTCAACAGGTGCTTGAGCAGTTTCTGGGCACGATCTCACAGGTTCCACCGATGTATTCTGCTGTAAAGGTAGACGGTAAACGGCTTTATGAACTTGCTCGTGAAGGGAAAACGGTAGAGCGCAAGAGCCGTGAAGTCACAATCTATGAGCTTGAGCTTACAGGGATTGAGAGTCAGGGCGAGACGACCGATATTTCTTTTCGGGCCTTGTGTTCAAAAGGTACCTATATTCGGACATTGTGTGTAGACATCGGCCGACAACTCGGATATCCATCGACCATGGTTCGATTGGAACGCACAATATCGGCAGGTATCTCTGCAGATCATTGTCTTCGTATTGAAGAAGTGGAACAACGGATGGCTGATGGGACTTTGGCGGATGCACTGATTCCTGTTGACAAGGCTATTGACTCAATTCCGGCCCATAAGGTTGGAGAAGAACAGGCCAAAGGAGCACTTCAAGGTCAGAAACTGTCTGCACGTCTCCTGGAACCGCCTGTAGAGCAACCGGGACTATTACGGTTGTATGCTCAGGATGGTACGTTCCTGGGGATATTTGAACGGGATGAACTAAAACCAACGGTGAGGGCAGTTAAAGTCTTTTTGCCGGAATAA
- the infB gene encoding translation initiation factor IF-2, whose protein sequence is MSKQENKDKLRVYEYAKSLNMSSKEIITILKKLEIPVNNHMSVMENGTVGKVEQFFKDIKSTAASKQGNGAKPVATSAVRSDKPVDSNKPAGGANTPNSSNTSGSPVQTKIQQEKQVGMNNRPNSNNNNGTQRPSGQDSRNRTNSSQGSSQGGQSSNRPRPAQGGQSSTASRPQGSGQRPNNSGGGQVRTSGPNSGGNTGTGGNRNGSQGQSQGQGQRRSGPGGNTGNNNNGGNRSNSGGGGRRYDDNRGGNFRGNRGGKNNRNRNQQQYQQREKIDNTPKKIIVRGDMTVGETAKLLHKDASEVIKKLIAMGVMATINQELDIETILLLSGEFGVEVEVKIVLEDDRFETLEENDDPADLQSRPPVVTIMGHVDHGKTTLLDAIRSTNVTGGEAGGITQHIGAYQVEINNKKITFLDTPGHEAFTAMRARGAQVTDITIIVVAADDGVMPQTVEAINHAKAAGLPIIVAVNKIDKPGADPDKVKQELTNYELVPEEWGGDTIFVNVSAKQRMGLEGLLEMILLVAEVNEYKANPDKRARGTVIEAELDKGRGPVARILVQHGTLKVGDAFVAGNCFGRVRAMVNDKGRRLKEAGPSTPVEITGLTEVPGAGDPFMVFEDERKARSIADKRAITQRESDLGTHTRVTLDDLFQHIKDGEIKDLNVIIKGDVQGSVEALKGSLAKIEVEGVRVKIIHSGAGAITESDIILAAASNAIVIGFNVRPDNQAKATADQEQVDIRLHRVIYSVIEEIEQAMKGMLDPIYKEKVIGHAEVRSTFSISKVGTIAGCMVTSGKITRSAEARLIRDGIVLYEGKLDSLKRYKDDAKEVAQGYECGITLDKYNDLKEGDVIEAFIMETVQR, encoded by the coding sequence TTGAGTAAACAGGAAAACAAGGATAAATTGCGAGTTTATGAATATGCGAAGTCCCTTAATATGAGCAGTAAAGAAATTATAACCATTCTTAAAAAACTGGAAATTCCCGTAAACAATCATATGAGTGTCATGGAGAATGGTACAGTGGGTAAGGTGGAACAATTTTTTAAAGATATAAAATCCACTGCGGCTTCCAAACAAGGCAACGGAGCTAAACCAGTTGCCACTTCGGCAGTACGCAGTGACAAACCAGTGGACAGCAACAAGCCGGCCGGCGGAGCGAACACGCCGAATAGCAGTAACACATCCGGTAGTCCCGTACAAACAAAAATACAACAGGAAAAGCAGGTAGGTATGAACAATAGACCAAATTCCAACAATAACAATGGCACCCAAAGACCCAGCGGCCAAGACAGCCGCAACAGAACGAACTCTTCCCAAGGCTCAAGCCAAGGAGGACAATCAAGTAACCGTCCAAGACCAGCTCAAGGTGGACAAAGCAGTACTGCATCCCGTCCGCAAGGATCGGGTCAACGTCCAAACAACAGCGGTGGCGGTCAAGTAAGAACTTCAGGACCTAACAGCGGTGGTAATACAGGTACTGGCGGCAACCGTAACGGTAGTCAAGGTCAGAGCCAAGGACAAGGCCAACGTCGAAGTGGCCCAGGTGGCAACACTGGCAACAACAATAATGGTGGCAACCGATCGAACAGCGGTGGCGGTGGACGTCGTTATGATGACAATCGTGGCGGCAACTTCCGTGGTAACCGTGGTGGCAAGAACAACCGCAACAGAAATCAGCAACAATACCAACAGCGTGAGAAAATTGATAACACACCTAAGAAAATCATCGTTCGTGGTGATATGACCGTAGGTGAGACAGCGAAGTTGCTTCATAAGGATGCTTCCGAAGTTATCAAAAAACTTATCGCTATGGGTGTTATGGCAACAATCAACCAAGAGCTTGATATCGAAACGATCCTTCTGCTTTCAGGTGAATTCGGTGTCGAGGTTGAAGTGAAGATTGTACTTGAAGATGATCGTTTCGAAACGCTTGAAGAGAATGATGATCCTGCAGATTTGCAGTCCCGTCCTCCAGTAGTAACCATTATGGGTCACGTTGACCATGGTAAAACGACATTGCTTGATGCCATTCGTTCTACAAATGTAACAGGCGGCGAAGCAGGCGGAATCACGCAGCACATCGGTGCATATCAAGTCGAAATCAACAACAAAAAAATTACGTTCCTGGATACTCCGGGTCACGAAGCGTTTACAGCGATGCGTGCACGTGGAGCACAGGTTACGGATATTACAATTATTGTTGTAGCTGCGGATGACGGTGTTATGCCACAAACGGTTGAGGCGATTAACCACGCTAAAGCTGCTGGGCTTCCAATTATCGTTGCTGTCAATAAAATTGACAAACCGGGTGCTGATCCGGATAAAGTAAAACAAGAATTGACTAACTATGAACTCGTTCCGGAAGAGTGGGGCGGAGATACCATCTTTGTTAACGTGTCTGCTAAACAAAGAATGGGTCTGGAAGGTCTGCTTGAAATGATTCTGCTCGTTGCAGAGGTGAATGAATATAAAGCGAACCCGGACAAACGTGCCCGTGGTACCGTGATTGAAGCCGAGCTGGATAAAGGACGTGGCCCAGTTGCCCGTATCCTCGTACAGCACGGTACATTGAAAGTCGGAGATGCTTTCGTAGCAGGTAACTGCTTCGGTCGTGTGCGTGCGATGGTCAATGATAAAGGTCGCCGACTGAAAGAAGCTGGACCTTCAACACCTGTAGAAATCACAGGTTTGACTGAGGTTCCAGGTGCGGGAGATCCATTCATGGTGTTCGAAGATGAGCGCAAAGCGCGTTCCATCGCTGACAAACGTGCGATTACGCAACGCGAATCCGATCTGGGTACGCATACTCGCGTAACGTTGGATGATCTGTTCCAGCACATCAAAGATGGTGAGATCAAAGATCTGAATGTGATCATCAAAGGTGACGTACAAGGTTCGGTTGAAGCATTGAAAGGTTCCCTTGCGAAGATCGAAGTTGAAGGTGTACGCGTGAAGATTATTCATAGCGGCGCTGGTGCAATCACTGAGTCCGACATCATTTTGGCTGCAGCATCCAATGCCATCGTGATTGGTTTCAACGTTCGTCCGGATAACCAGGCGAAAGCAACTGCAGATCAGGAGCAAGTAGACATTCGTCTGCATCGCGTAATCTACAGTGTTATCGAAGAGATTGAACAAGCGATGAAAGGTATGCTTGACCCGATCTACAAAGAAAAAGTTATCGGTCATGCTGAAGTTCGTAGCACGTTCTCGATCAGTAAAGTGGGTACCATTGCGGGTTGTATGGTTACCTCGGGTAAAATTACGCGTTCTGCGGAAGCACGCCTGATTCGTGATGGCATCGTCCTTTACGAAGGTAAGCTGGATTCCCTGAAACGTTATAAAGATGATGCCAAAGAAGTAGCCCAAGGCTACGAGTGCGGTATCACACTGGATAAATACAATGATCTCAAAGAGGGCGACGTTATTGAAGCCTTCATTATGGAGACCGTACAACGATAA